The DNA sequence GCGTCGTGGACGTTCTGCGGATCGCCGGCGGGGACGGCCGGCTCACCTCGGAGGAGCTCGAGGACCGCGTGGAGCGCGCGCTGGTGGCGCAGACGCAGGGCGAGCTGGCCGCGCTGGTCGCGGACCTGCCGGCCGACGCCATGACGGCGGAGGACATCGTCGTCGAGCAGCGCGGCGGCGCCTGGTCACGGGCCGGCCACTGGACGGTTCCGCGGCACATCACGGTGCGCACGAAGATGTGCCGGGTCACCCTCGACTTCACCGACGCGGTGATCACGTCGGGGACGCTGCGCATCGACGCGGACATGGAGCACGGCAAGCTCGTGATCGTCACGGCACCCGGCATCGCGATCGACACCGACCAGCTCCACCTGACGTACTCACAGGTCAAGCGTGCCTCGGACGACGCCGTGCCCGACCCGCGCCTCCGCATCCAGCTCGTCGGAACGCTCCAGCACGCGAAGGTCGTCGAGCAGCGGCCGTGAGCCGGGGGCCGTGAGTCCCGGCCCGTCGGCCGGGGCGGGTGCGTCCGGGCCCGTGAGCCGGGACCGGTGGGCCCTGGCCCGCCGGCCGGGCCCGTCGGACGTCACACCGCGTGCGGTGGCGCGGTGAGCGCGGGGTCCTGGTCGAGGATGGCGCGGTACCGGCGCTGGATCTGAGGGCCGGGCTGCAGGCCGAGGTCGTCGCGCAGGCGGCGGCGCAGCCGGTGGAACACCTCCACCGCCTCGGCCTGCCGGTCCGCCCGGTACAGCGCGAGCATGAGCAGGTCGTGCAGGCCCTCGCGCAGTGGGTGCCGTGCCGCCAGGCTCTCCAGTTCGGCGGCGACCGCGCGTTCGTCGCCGAGGGCCAGCCGTGCGGCCATGAGGTTCTCGTGCGCGGCGACGCGGCTGTCGTTGAGCCACAGCGCCGCGGAACGGCAGCGCGCCCCGTTGCCGGCGTCGAGCAGCACGGGCCCCCGCCACAGGCCCAGGGCCTGTTCGAGGAGTTCGACGGCGGTCTGCGGACGGTCGGCGATGCGCCGGGCGCCACGGGCGGCGAGGTGCTGGAAGC is a window from the Streptomyces zhihengii genome containing:
- a CDS encoding DUF1707 SHOCT-like domain-containing protein translates to MSTNLPELRASHGDRDRVVDVLRIAGGDGRLTSEELEDRVERALVAQTQGELAALVADLPADAMTAEDIVVEQRGGAWSRAGHWTVPRHITVRTKMCRVTLDFTDAVITSGTLRIDADMEHGKLVIVTAPGIAIDTDQLHLTYSQVKRASDDAVPDPRLRIQLVGTLQHAKVVEQRP
- a CDS encoding AfsR/SARP family transcriptional regulator is translated as MEVAILGPLTVIGKGPVPVGGTKVRALLALLALDAGSVVSSQDLADELWDDRPPRTIRNTLQAHIARLRRTLEEAGRPDALQTVHEGYVLDLPPDAIDAQRFQHLAARGARRIADRPQTAVELLEQALGLWRGPVLLDAGNGARCRSAALWLNDSRVAAHENLMAARLALGDERAVAAELESLAARHPLREGLHDLLMLALYRADRQAEAVEVFHRLRRRLRDDLGLQPGPQIQRRYRAILDQDPALTAPPHAV